CctttcctccatagccttctgcttagccctccaagccttcccataaggaatgacataattccatctgaccttcactgctgtctggatgtgttttgcttccatatctttcttctctactatctcagtatacatgagttgcgcaatgagacttgaagtcaggttcggatgcttcaccagcaggttcttcctcacacaattatgtgggacgacaatggtgacaacccagtggatgtcatacttcggcacgtgcccgtgcaccttccCAGAACAACCTGTTACAACACATTTCACGGTATAGTTTGTTGGACTTGATATGTGTGTCCGGAAAACCCTCTGCATAGACATAGCCCACTTTATCACCGCAtacttcaattttttctttgtatcaaacatagcccctatctgtacttggttcagattatactgccatggagtctcatggccatcgttgaccgtaaggccggtggatatgtcatgctcccatgcagaaggaatcggtacctccacttcatcctcagaattttcagaatccagttcctccatcaatccatcctcgtcctcttcctccatcaccctctgcatttcatccccttcctcatccccatcagcAATACCAGAACCAGCTAATATTATCGACTGGCTACTCTGCCCAGTATCAGGACCACAAACATTGTGTGGCACGTAGTCTGACTCTTTCTCGGGTTGGCTAGCATCCACATCTTGTGGCTGTGACCCGGATAAAACAATCTCGTTAGCCACTTCACTGCCTTGGCCGGGTTCATACCCCCTGTGGAGTTGTACGGTATTCTCCTCCTTCGGCACAGGTTGCACAAGTGCATATGGGTGGATTCTTCGGTCTCGGCACCGTCTTAACAAGGACAACCAATGCTGGCTCCTATCTACCtgcatcaactcccacttgacatttttacaagatttggtccacaatgcatgaatactGACGGAACATACTTCAGGATCCAGCCCGAAACTAGTTGTCAACCAGTACTTCAATTGTCTAGTGTCCAGTCTGTCCGGgtctgctagtgccatgacgccatttttaaactcgctaagatcaacccccaactcattatatcgaacATTACCAGCGCCGTAGTAAACATTCAGATTTACTGATTCGGACATTTTCACCTGTCAGACATTGCCATCTTCTCATTAATCACAACGAACACTAATATTATCCGCTACACTAACTAAAATCCGCTAAAATGCCACCACATACAAATTAACACTAACACAATTTTTATTATCCGCTAAACTAACACAATCATTATTATTCCGCTACACTAACACAACTATTACTCCGCTAAAATGCCACCACATACAAATTAACACTACAATTCGCAATATAATTTATCTACGCTAACTAAACTATGCAACTAAGAGaaaatttgtgaggagatgattaTACCTTAGCGGAGGTGCTTGCACCACCGAACAACGACAGCACCACCGCCGCCCCCTCGACGACCGGAGGTTCAACTCCAGTCACCCCCAAGCCGCACCTCCTCCTCCACAGTTGCTGCATGCTCCCccacaactcctgctcctcctcaTCAACACCTGCTGCCCAACCGCATctcctcctccccaccatggctaCTCCTCCCCAAACGCACAGGAAACTATCCCATAGCAAAAAAAACACCGTAGGCCGTTTGAGATTGATACGATCTACCGATTCAGTGGCTTAGATGTGAAAATGGGTGGAAAACGGAGGAGATCAGCTAGGGGTGGTGAGGTACAGAGAagaaacgagagagagaaagaagaacagaggcgagaggaaggagatgccGCGCGGTGCCTTATCCGGCACTTTTCGGTCGATGCGTGGCTGAAAAGGTACTTCGGCCGCTGCCTGGCCGAAAAGGCCCACTTCGGTCGGCCCCAGGCCGAAGCTACTATTTTCGGCCCTACTTCCACCGACACCCGGTTTTCGGCCCAGCTAGGCGTATCTTTGGTCAACCGCGGGCCGAAAAGCCCATTTCGGCCAAGCTGCGACCGAAAAGTGCCACTTCGGCCAACACCTGGCCGACGGACTACTAGTTTTGGTTTTTTTGCATTACGTGCTATAGTTCTCGAAAATGCTATATAATATATCACAGTTTTGAAAAAATCTATTTTTTCAGACTGAGCACGACATGGTTTGGAACTGTTAAGGCAAGGTTTTTACCTCCGCAAGCGGCCGTAATACAGGGCTAGACAGACACGATTTTTAGCAATTTTACACTGCAATATACTTCCTTCGTtctaaattactcgtcgtggttttagttcaaggaGTAGCTCAGGACGCGGCCCGGTTTTCAGTACTTCTCCAGTGCAATATAGCTGCTCTTGTACAAGTCATCTGTACCCTATGCACTGTAACTTCACATGTTCAAGCTACAGCTCACTTCAAGCCGTCAAACACATGTTCCAAGATGCAGCAACTATCGGTGCTAACCAACACAGCAACTACGCTGCTTCAGACAGCAATGTATTTTTCCACGATCCCGAAAGGTTGTTTGGCTGCTTGCAGTTGACCGTCAGAATCCGCGAGCACTGCCGCTAGTTCAGGAATGTCTCGCGCTGTTGGATTTCTCTTTGTGTTCCAATCTGCCGAAGTAATTTATCAAATCGCTTGTATATGACCGCCCACATACAGATATCACGTCAGTTGAGTCAATATAGTGTATGTAGTTTTCCATATCATGTTTGACACGACTTCAAAACCTCAAATGTGTCTTTTAAATATGAATTATGCTTTCATCTGTGTTTTGCCCCTTTGCAGATCATTCGTAAAATATGATCGTCATCAGGCCAAGTACGAACATGATCACTTGCGGATAGTCCAGAAAATAACATGTCCCAAGTAGTTCACTTATCATCAGGGTTGTAGTTGGTCTCTACATTAATAACGTAACATGTTATCTAGTATATAGAGGGGCAAGGGGCGCTCCAGGGGGGCCACCAAGACCTTAACACCTCTCGGCAGCGCCATGTCACTCTATATTCCCCTCAACTTCGTTGTGTTGGTCCATGAGTTACTGAGGTGTTCTACTTTGGaatgtgtggataccttggaggcattaTAATATTCAATGCCGGATCGGGCAGAACTTGGCGAGGAGAAGCCCTCGAGGCTGGGAGGTACAACCATACTGCGAGAATCAGATGACTTCATTAACATCGTCAACATCTTCGTTGCGTTGATGGATCGTCGAGGGTATGATCTTGTTGCCTTTACCTCGATAATGATCTTGGTTGGTTTATGAGTGGTAAAAAAATGTGTATCACGTTCGCATGCATGGGTAACCATCTCATGTTATCATTTCTCTCTTTCTACACCCAACCTAACTTTCATTTGTGTGAGCAAAAGAAAAGGGCTCAAGGTTTGTGATTTCAGTAAGCTAATCTTGAATCCCCCTTCAACAGTcatcaacatggcatgatataACCACATCATCCTATCCTAGGGTTTTGAGGTTCTTACCACCCGTGAGGAGGAAATTCTCAGCTTCTTCATTGTCGAGGAAGGAACTGCGCCACTTTCATCGGCACCGTGTATTAAGGAGCCATAGTGGTGGTCTTTGAGGGATGCAACCGAACAAGGGACGAGTGGGTGAAATAGAGAGACCAGACCAGACCAACCACCACTTGTGAAAAtctattttctttccctttttataCTTCCTCCAGTCGAGTTTTTTCTGGACCATTTTTTGTATTTATATTTCTATCTTTTTCTGTTTCTGTTGTTTGAAACTGCACAGGAATTTCCAAATTCgtcgaactttttttcaaatttttgatgcgcctttttcaaatttgattaacttttttcaaattcattgaaTTTTGTTTTCCAAATTGATGAACTTCTGTCCAAATCCGGTTCAGTTTTTCTAATTTGATCAGCTTTTTCCCAGAAATCGGTGATTttatttcaaaattgatgattttttttccaaaatcgatgaactttcttATTGCAAGATCGATGCAATTTTTTCATATTTGTGTTTTTTTTAAATTGAAGATTTTTCTAATTTCATATTTTTTCAAAAATCCGATAACTTTTTTCCGTTCGTGAttattttcaaatttcatgaactttttctcaaattagtgaactttttcaactttatgaactttttaaaattcatgaatttttctGAATACGTGAACTGTTTTataatttgtgatttttttaataAGGCAGCGTGTTTTTTGCATCTTCACGAAGTTTTTTTGAAATATGTGAAATTTCTAAAATTGTTCATTTTTTTAGGAAAATCACGTATGAGCGGGCTATAAATATTCTTGAAGTATAAGCGTCACTTGTAACGTGATGCTCTAGTGGTTAGCCAGGCAGCTGCACGAGCGAGCGCCGGTTGGGTTCCGCGGCGCTGACGGCGCTGAATAGGAGAGAATATCATATATGACGCGCGCCGCAACAAACTGTCGCTGAAACGCACATGGGAGAGTTCAGGAAGCCACTAGTTAACGAGTGCTTCTTTGGGAGTTTTGCAACGATCAGCGTCAGTTGGCGCtttcagccattcgccacgtgtcgtgtTCTGGGCGTTCCTCtggattttattttttatttttcagcaTGCGTTTTCGGCTATTTAAACGGGTTTTTTTCGtggtttttcgacgttttggtttttcaccggtcttccttagcttctcgacaaaaaaaattcaaaaaaaaattagcgcgaaaaaacgcgttttttccgcGAGAATCAcggttttccttccgcgagagacatggttttgctttcgcgatAGTCACGGCCATACCTCTgggaaacggaaaaaaacgcgttttctgttttttttttcgcgagagtcacggttttgcttccgtgagaggcacggtggtgctttcgcgagagtcacgtccGTGCCTCTggaaaacgaaaaaaacgcgttttcttttttttccctttcgcgagagtcacggttttgcttccgcgagagacacggttgtgctttcgcgagagtcacggccgtgtctCTCAGAAACgggaaaaaaacgcattttttcctttcgcgagagtcatgcttttgcttccgcgagaggcatgagtGTGCTTTCGCGGGAGTCACGACCGTGCTTCCTCGGGaacaaaaaacgtgttttttttcttccgtgagaggcatgaTTATGATTTCCTGAGAGGCaagggcgtgcctctttcgaagaGGGAAAAAACCCATGCTACCGAttcggttttttcgtccgtttttttcgtgaaaaaagttcgtcaaaacctattaaTATGGGATTTAATTTTGAAAATCTCGACGctaggaatccaacggtgaaagcggtttGACATTTGCATGCACGGTTTgcgagataaaatattttgaataaatgaatctatgAAGAAATGGAAAACTCCCGGGCTGCGACAAATGGCGCGCTGCATGTACGTCACTTATCGTAACCTGGGaaattggagtgatctttgcaacgactcctcaactagtgatttcgggGAGTTCGAGCGAACGATATGGGCCCGCCCATTTTCAGTAGCATTAACGTGTTACAGAATTCTGGTTTTGGGAACCTACTAGCAAGTTCCTGAACCTGGTTTTCAGGGTTTTTTTCCGGTTTTTTCTTATttctttccttcttcctttttctttatcAAGTTTTTTTGAGTGAAATGCGCTGCTAGTCCACGAACTCAAACTGATCGCACACTTTAGGCCATCAACTTAGAAAGTGATCAAATTTAGTCCACAAACTCGTTTATTTGATCAAATAAGGCCAAAACTGATTAGAGAGGAGAAAAACCAGCCACTTGGCTGCCACATCAGCGGCTCTTAGACTGTTGGACTAACTATTTTTAGAGGGGCGTATTTGCAAACTTGTCGGGTTTTTTAACTTATCTTAGTTAAATGGCGTATAGAGTAAAAAAAACCTGCATTGCTGGGGACTCGAACCTACAACCAATCAGAGTTAGCAAGCAGCAGCTAACCATTGGGACACAATCAGACTTCTTTAATTTTTGACAGCCGACTCATTATATATTCATGTAGAACCAGGAGATTTCATGCAATcacctttttgtttctttttctgcgGGTGGATCCCATGCAATCACATGATTTCCTTCTAGTGTTGGTCGGTAGATTTCCTTATATTTACAATCCTATTAAGTACTACCCGTTAGCTTGTTTCCTGCCTTTGACATTACTGATTTGGAAAGAACAGTTTTCTTAAAAACAATATAACGCCATGGTGCATGGAAAGTTTAATGTCAACATACTTATTGTAACATATATAATCCGATGCAACTTATTACAAAGTTAGGTTGTGTTCCAATGGTAATCAGCTAGTTGCCAAATCCTACAGGTTGTAGGTTCAAATCACATGCAAGGTggtttttatttattattttctttatacACCATTAGTTAAGATAGGTTGCTAAAAAACCGATCAGCTTGCAAAAAGGGCCCTGTAAAAATAGTTGGTCACAGAACGGTCTAAGGAACACGGACGTGGTGGCCACGTGGTCGGTTTTTCTTCTCTTCTCTTTAGACGGTTTTGGCCTTGTTTGATCAAATAAACGAGTTTGTGGACTAAATCTGATCACTTTCTGAACTGATGGCCTAAAGTGTGCAATCAGTTTGAGTTCGTGGACTAGTGGCGCATTTCAAATCACATGCAAGGTggtttttatttattattttctttatacACCATTAGTTAAGATAGGTTGCTAAAAAACCGATCAGCTTGCAAAAAGGGCCCTGTAAAAATAGTTGGTCACAGAACGGTCTAAGGAACACGGACGTGGTGGCCACGTGGTCGGtttttcttctcttctcctctttaGACGGTTTTGGCCTTGTTTGATCAAATAAACGAGTTTGTGGACTAAATCTGATCACTTTCTGAACTGATGGCCTAAAGTGTGCAATCAGTTTGAGTTCGTGGACTAGTGGCGCATTTCactcagtttttttctttttttcggtttttgtttcttttcattttccaagtttttttccttttcaaaattattttatttttagcaAATTTGTTCATAAATTGAGAAAAAAGTTCTGTGTTTCAGAAAATtatcaaattttcaaaaaatgctcatgttttcaaatattgttcagaagtttaaaaaatgttcctccttttccaaaaaaaatcacaacttcaaaaaatgttcaggattttcaAAATTTCTTCATGTCTTAAAATTTTGGTCAGCGTAAAAAAACCATTCCTGTTTCTTCCAATTTAGTTCACAAATGGGAAAATTAATCAAGAATTGAAAAAACGattgttttttgattttttttcgaatTTTAAGTACTGTTCCTGTTTTCAAATGTTTTTCACAAACTTGAAAAATGTTCGAGTATTTCAAAAAATGGTCCGAGGTTTCcaaatttgttcagaattttttAGACTTTTCATTATTTGAACAGAAAGTTCAGAATTTTCAAGAAATTCACAGTTTCAAAAAATGGTCACTTTCTACAAAAATTGTTCGCCATTTTGGGAAGAAGTTTGAAATTTCAATATTTGTTCGTGTTGTTAAGTTCAcacttttaaaaaaaaatcagaacTCCAAAAGATGTTAACATTTTTGACAAATCGCATTTCAGAAAAGTTTAAAATTTCGGAATTTGTTCACATCTAGCACAAAATGTTCAGACTTTCAAAAAATACTTGccttttaattatttatttacacTTTGCAAGAAAAGTgttcattttttttgaaaaggtATTCATATCTGGCGTTGTGGTTAGTACTTAAAAATTAGCGCTGCTTTTACCAATGTATTATCGTCTAATGCATAGGTTTGTCGACAGGGCTTTGTAACCCGGTGGTCTGCGATTCGACTCCTGTTCAGGGCACTTGATATTTTTTTCTGTTGTGCCACAGTACAAGCGGTGCGAATGCGCGAGCACACTAATGGGCCTGCCCATTCGGGGCTTGCTACATGAGTCGCGACCCCAATTTGACGCAGAATGCATCAAATAGGAGCTCCCTTCCTCATGGGGCATAGCTGAGGCATGGATGCTTTAAGCAAGAGCGGGCCTGGCCCAATCTCTCATACATGAAGTTAATCATCCTGATCACATGTATTGTCTTCGCCATAGGGCCCACTAGCAAAGCGTGAGCATGCATCAAGGAAGGTGGCAGTGCATAGGAGCAACAAGCAAATGAATGGACGAAGCTCTGGAAGATAGAGGTTCCATCCAAAATCAAGATGTTCTTATGGCGGTTTGCGAGATGCTCCACACCCACGGCGGATCTCCTTCAGCGTCGAAATATGGCCACATCTGGGGCATGCAAATTATGTGGGGCTGCCGACTCTTGGAGACATGCACTCTTAAACTGTTCTATGGCCAGAAGTGTTTGGGCCTTGGCGGAGGAGGATATGGTGGAAAAAATGATCCAGTGTGATAGTGACAACGCCAAAGACTGGTTTTTCAAGATGATAGACACGCTGTCATATGAACAGCTAATTCAAATGGCAATCACTCTCTGGGCCGTGTGGGGAGCAAGGAGGAAAGCAATTTATGAAGACATCTTCCAAAGTCCCATGTCGACTCACCTTTTTATCCAGTCTTATTGGAATGACCTTCAAATCACAAAGAAACCGAACTTGCATCACATTCCATCGAGACAGCCCCGGCCGAGACAGTGGATTCAGCCACCAGAGAACACAATGAAGCTCGACGTGGATGCGGCGGTGGCATCACGGAGGGGAATAGGAGCAGTGGGTGCAGTTTGCAGAGACAGGGGAGGCAGTTTCCAGGGTACCTCGGTGATCGTTTTCAGAGGTATAATCGACCCCACTACGCTGGAGGCGTTAGCGGTGAGGGAAGCAATGGCACTCGCGGAAGATTTGAACGTCTCTGCCATACAGGTGGCCTCAGACTGTTCGGTGGTAATAGATGACATCAAGAGAAATAGTGGAGCAGAATATGGAGCAATCGTGCAAGAGATTAGAGAGTATGCTAAGTCTTTTGTTTTATGTAATTTtgttcatgagtttaggagctcgaatttcgaAGCTCATAATCTAGTGAGACATGCACTGCGACGGGGcctggccgccatgtttggttaggccacccTGGGGACCTCCATTTCGTCCCTGTAACCATGGTGACGTCTTAATAAAGTTTCACGGATTGTCTAAAAAAGTCAAGGAAGGTGGCGGCTGTGCACTTCATTTCGGTGGAGGTCGACTTGGATGGTTCACAGAGGCATGGGGCAGCGGCATTGCTTCGCACACCTAGGTGTGGCGGGGAAGGTAGAGTTGGGAGGTGTGACATCGTCCTCTATTGGAGGTCTTGTTGTGCAGTGCGCATGAATGCTCGGAGCTTGGGCGGTGACGTGTGTGGGTTAGTTGTGGCTTGTGAGGGGCATATCTGTCGTGCAATGGAGGTTGAGGTGTGCGTGACCACTGGGTGTGTACACTCCGGATTGGAGGTGGCATGACGTTGTTTGTTTTGTCTACTTCGGTTGTGTGGGACAACAAGTGCGGCCAAGGTGATGGGGTGTTCATGCTCGGATCTTCGAGCCTGGGTGGCGACGAGCGATGGTCGGGGTGGCGGCTATTGTCAAGGTGAATCTCAGATCCGGTCGGATCTGGACTATGCAGGCTTGTGGTTGCTGCTCTGTGGCGGTACGACTGGTGTTTTGTTGGCCGTGGCGCGGCACGGTTGTGCGGTGTGGTGTTGCTTGTGTTGTGGTCTCGATCGGGTCCAGGTGGTGCCGACATCGACTCGGGGATTCCTCCTTGATGTTGCATGACTGTGATGTCCTGCTTAGTTCGGTGTGGTCTACCACCAATGAATACAAGCGGAGCCACAACTTAGTCTTCCAGGTTTGTAGCAGCTGGCCCCATACACAAGGTATGTTAAAGTGGCGAGGAATAAGATTTTGGGGGAAAGATTTGATCGACAAGGGCCGTTACTGACGATGATTGAAGGCATTGTCGAAGGGTACTTTTTCAACATTGGTATGTGCCCGTCGAAGTGGTGGCAGCGTTGGAGGTTGTTGACATGGCTGAACCATTATCAAAGGTTCGGTGGGGTTGGTCAAGCACGGTTCGTGCGAAAACTTTGTGGTTGATGATGGTCGATGCGAACGATGACATCGTCCATGGGCGTCGTTTTTCTTTTTGAAGCCACTCCAAAGATCTTGCTCTCAgtgcatgtacaatggtggcatatcCATATGCCTCATGATAAAAAGTAATTTGAGACATCTATATTAATTTTTTTCTCTTCAATCCAAGCTCTCACTAGTAGGCCTCATTATtaaatagaaaataaagactctAGTACACATGCATCTTTACTTTTCATTCCAACCTTTTTAGCTTTTGTCATCGGACCATACTTTTTTCTTCAAATATCCGCCTCCTGGAGAGGATCCAGCTTACCTATCCaaacctactttacgtcatatccgatcctacatggcatgcgaggcatcaccttgaggctatgcattgtacatgccctcaaGTCGTCTTAGATGGTGCTGGTGGTCGGTTTAGGTCGTCATCGGTGTTGTgcgtttttcttctttcttttttcttacaCATGATGTGGTCTTGCCTTAGTTTTCCTTGGAAAACTAGACCATtttcgaaaaggaaaaaagaatTGCAGGAGCACCCAGCCCCATAAGAAAATTCTCTACCTGCAGAAAGAATTGCAAATTTGCAGCGGAACACGAGGTGAAATCCAACAGCGTAAGGACACCCGTGAACTGGCGGCAGTGCTCGTGGGTTGACACTAAAATAGAAGCAACCCTCGATACAGAGATGGTTGCTGCAGCTTGGAACATGTCACTGACGGCTTAAAGTGAGCTGTAGCCTAAACGTGTGATGGTAATACAAACGGTACAAGAAGAGAACGTCAAGTTTCCTGAACAACTTGACAATAGATTTGCTCGAGCCCCCGGCGCCATCACCATGTACAAAGTATACAAAGTACTCGAACCACCACAGCCTCCCCTCCTCACGCCGAAGGCAACACCAGCCTCGTAAACCAATAGCTGAAAACTGAAATTAAGAAATGGAACAGTGAAACTGAAACATCTTTGCAAATTCAGAATCGTTGTCAGCAGAGTTCTACAGAAGCCATACTCACAAATCAGAATAGAAGTTGCAGATTCAGAACTCACACAAACAGGATCATAGCAAGAACTCTGTCAAGTGAAGCGACGGGGATAATAGCTGAACCTGAACATGATAGAGAGCAATGACCAAAGAAACACCATTAATATTTCATGAGGTAATGAAACAGGGTGTTCCCACAGAACCAACACAAGTTACAGGAAGACATGGTCTGAACAGCTGACTATTACAGAAAAGCATCCTAGCCTaggaggaggtgaacttggtgacAGCCTTGGTGCCCTCGGAGACGGCGTGCTTGGCGAGCTCGCCGGGGAGGACGAGGCGGACGGAGGTCTGGATCTCCCGGGACGTGATGGTGGGCTTCTTATTGTACCTCGCAAGCTTGGCCGACTCGCCGGCGAGCTTCTCGAAGATGtcgttgatgaaggagttcatgatgGACATGGCCTTGGAGGAGATGCCGATGTCCGGgtgcacctgcttcagcaccttgaagatgtagatcttgtacgtctccacgctcttcttggacttcttcttccccttcttctcgccGCCCTCCTTGGACGCCGGCGGCCGCTTCTCGGCCTTGGTCTTCTTGGCTGCCGTCGTCTTCTCGGCCTTCTCCGCCACCGGCTTCTTCTCCGCCTTGGGGGCCATGGATGCCGCTGCTACTTCGCCGGGGAGACCCGTGGGATTGTGGGGTGCGGTGGTGTTTCGCTGGGAGGTGGGAGGACTGGTGAGGAATCGGCGGCGAGGGCGCGGAGGATTTATAGGACGGGAGAGGGTGTCTCTGATTGGTGGAGGGGTGCGTGCCACGGATCGGTGGCCTCGAATGATCTGATACGATCTCAGCCGTTCGCCGATGTGCGCGATGGACGGCCCGGATGCGCCACGGCGCGGATCGCTGACGTGGCGGAAAGGTTGGCGGGGGGGAACAGACGGGTTTCGGCCCACGCGCGCGTATGTACCGGTTGGAGTTTCTCCGTGGCGGCAATTTTGAGTTAGATCTTTTTCCATCGACATTTTGCTCTTTTTTGCGGGGAAATACTCTCTAcggtcctttttactttgcatattaggtttgtccaaAGTCAATCTCATTCAATTTTTActaagtttatataaaaaattatagacattcacataacaacaccaatatcattagattcatcttgaaatatattttcatattatatttattagatattataggtgctaataatttttaatataaatttggtcaaacttagcaaagtttgactttcgccAAATCCAATGTttagagtaaaaaggaccggagggagtactttgtaCATGCATACGTGCGTCTTTCTGCGCCGTTTATCAATGTTGGTCATTAATTGTTTGAAGAATTTATTCAATGGAGTAAGTCAAATAgttaggtggtgtttggttctctagttctaggactttttctagtcccaactaaaaagtctctagtccctaaaaagtccctccctgtttgtttccacagactaaaaagtccctagtaccttcctagaggttattaaatgatcaTGTTGCCcttagtatatagaaaaataacaatcaaacaacaccatgggatggcgggccaatgggtgcatgaaggggcattgttgaaaaagtcccaaaaagtcccCAAAAGACTCTCCTTGGAGAGTCTTCtttatttagtcccaaatgcctagtttagtcttaaaagtccctcatgtttggtaaaaaagtctttaagagggactttttctagtccttaCACAAAAAAGTTCCTGAAAACAAACACCCCCTTAGATCATTTAGAACTGTGGTTGTTCGTACCATGGAGCGTAGGGGCTGAAGAAGTGCACGGATGTCCTTCACGGCGCCTCCTCAAATTTGCACTGCCCTCGGATGGAAGAGGAGTGGTGCGTAGAAGAGTTTTTGAGCTAGAGGGGGGATGTGGTTGGAAAGGTAGGGGCGCGCGGAGGAGTTCGACCGGGTGGTGTTTTAATCGACCTTGAAGAATATTTTTCAAGAGTTTGGTTACTGATTCAAGTGATTTTAATCAATTGTTTGAAAGATTTGAACCCTTACATAACAAAATTTCAGCAGAGTTTCCTTTTTTTAATGACATCTACAACATGCAATTTACATAGTGTTATTAATTTTCTAGTTTAAAGTAATGCAAGCATAAGAAAAACACACCTTTGCTCAATAATACAAAAACAACACGAACATATATCTGCTGCGGCGAGAgtgagagaaaaatgtgtttttttaatAGTCCCGgtgagaactaacccaaataagcacttCTTGGCTAGGTTAGATTTTTTaggtgggttagatgcatctaacccaaacaaCCCTCatatttggatatttttgggttag
The sequence above is drawn from the Triticum aestivum cultivar Chinese Spring chromosome 7A, IWGSC CS RefSeq v2.1, whole genome shotgun sequence genome and encodes:
- the LOC123149323 gene encoding histone H2B.3-like encodes the protein MAPKAEKKPVAEKAEKTTAAKKTKAEKRPPASKEGGEKKGKKKSKKSVETYKIYIFKVLKQVHPDIGISSKAMSIMNSFINDIFEKLAGESAKLARYNKKPTITSREIQTSVRLVLPGELAKHAVSEGTKAVTKFTSS